One genomic window of Haloferax mediterranei ATCC 33500 includes the following:
- a CDS encoding DUF7311 family protein — translation MIRVVLTCLLAVAIAGVAFPAADAARADATTVKIGTMADELAHASATLATTEDPTPAGVAGAQRHIVLTVPSGSWRAAGVSRLSIRGGDGVELTATTSSGPTVVRRVGGPRVRVVGERLVLGPGQHRLKLTLASDTDGSVVVIAPAHADSSVA, via the coding sequence GTGATTCGCGTCGTTCTCACGTGTCTCCTCGCCGTCGCCATTGCGGGCGTGGCCTTTCCCGCGGCCGACGCGGCAAGAGCGGACGCGACAACCGTCAAAATCGGAACGATGGCGGACGAACTCGCGCATGCCTCGGCCACCCTCGCGACCACCGAAGACCCGACACCTGCCGGTGTCGCGGGTGCGCAGCGACACATCGTCCTCACCGTCCCATCGGGGTCGTGGCGAGCAGCGGGCGTCTCTCGACTCTCAATTCGCGGCGGCGACGGCGTCGAACTCACGGCAACCACCTCGTCCGGTCCGACCGTCGTGCGGCGCGTTGGTGGCCCGCGAGTTCGGGTCGTCGGTGAACGACTCGTCCTCGGCCCCGGACAGCATCGCCTCAAACTGACGCTCGCGTCCGATACCGACGGTTCTGTGGTCGTTATCGCTCCGGCTCACGCCGACTCGTCGGTGGCGTAG
- a CDS encoding type II/IV secretion system ATPase subunit, with protein sequence MPLDSLSETIASALPDTLGDRLADATGDYLLDSSSSDACECTTEFTTPTDRPHDETVTLAVDASACPNRGLLAHAPACRATVIEALETRDADGVVVRTDGLERRYDDAATGLLVAAGRFAERVHFHDERLAERARRDPLAAAYEANGRAGPIRRAAAETGLSEGITRTTDYDDALRAVVGPTLARSRVDPRPPADGRLVATTDLDTGAVARQYETPNGLVYHLDPPESKLDQQAARTLAAAHDALARGSVDAGSGVRAPGRAVRLVADAEAPVETLTTILAKHTQGHGVLDDLFSDPAVSDVYVSTPADENPIRVVVDGTSMPTNVRLAPGGAESLASRLRRVSGASFSRADPTLDTVVDAGGVSVRVAGVTAPASDGLGFAFRRHDETPLTLPALVANGTISADAAALCSLAVERGASVLVAGSRGAGKTTFLGSLLWELPSDVRTVLIEDTPELPASSLRSADRDVQTLRTDTTGGPEPTPQEALHAALRLGDGALALGEVRGEEAAVLYEAMRVGANANAVLGTIHGDGAADVRERVVSDLDVPASSFAATDLVITCERAETHRVARVEEVRPTGDDAAFETLFSHDGDSLVSSGAVSRGDSLAVESLSRPGESYADVLDALETRTAFLKSLAETGRTKPADLAAARAERDSEC encoded by the coding sequence ATGCCCCTCGATTCCCTCTCCGAAACCATCGCCTCTGCGCTCCCGGACACGCTCGGTGACCGCCTCGCCGACGCGACCGGTGACTACCTTCTCGATTCTTCCTCCTCGGACGCCTGTGAGTGTACAACCGAGTTCACTACACCGACCGACCGGCCGCACGACGAGACAGTCACGCTCGCCGTCGATGCATCGGCGTGTCCGAACCGCGGTTTACTGGCTCACGCCCCCGCCTGCCGCGCCACGGTTATCGAGGCACTGGAGACGCGCGACGCAGACGGCGTCGTCGTCCGAACCGACGGCTTGGAACGTCGCTACGACGACGCCGCGACCGGTCTGCTCGTCGCCGCTGGCCGGTTCGCAGAGCGCGTGCACTTCCACGACGAACGACTCGCCGAGCGTGCTCGTCGGGACCCGCTCGCCGCCGCCTACGAGGCAAACGGCCGCGCCGGTCCGATACGCCGCGCTGCGGCCGAAACCGGGCTTTCCGAGGGAATTACTCGAACGACCGACTACGACGACGCGCTCCGTGCGGTTGTCGGCCCGACGCTCGCCCGTTCACGTGTCGACCCGCGCCCGCCGGCGGACGGGCGACTCGTCGCCACGACCGACCTCGATACCGGCGCGGTCGCCCGTCAGTACGAGACACCGAACGGTCTCGTCTACCACCTCGACCCGCCGGAGTCGAAACTCGACCAACAGGCCGCACGGACGCTCGCCGCCGCACACGACGCGCTCGCTCGGGGTTCGGTCGATGCCGGTTCCGGAGTGCGTGCACCGGGGCGTGCTGTCCGTCTCGTTGCGGATGCAGAGGCTCCCGTCGAGACACTCACGACGATTCTCGCGAAACACACGCAGGGTCACGGCGTCCTCGACGACTTGTTTTCGGACCCCGCCGTCTCCGACGTGTACGTCTCGACCCCGGCCGACGAGAACCCGATTCGCGTCGTCGTCGACGGCACGTCGATGCCGACGAACGTTCGCCTCGCGCCCGGTGGTGCCGAGTCGCTCGCCTCTCGTCTGCGACGAGTGAGCGGGGCGTCGTTCTCCCGCGCCGACCCGACGCTCGACACGGTGGTCGATGCGGGCGGCGTGAGCGTCCGTGTCGCGGGCGTGACCGCGCCAGCGAGCGACGGACTCGGGTTCGCGTTCCGCCGTCACGACGAAACGCCGCTTACGCTCCCCGCGCTCGTTGCGAACGGAACGATTTCGGCTGACGCCGCGGCGCTCTGTTCGCTCGCGGTCGAACGCGGTGCGTCAGTTCTCGTCGCCGGGTCACGCGGGGCAGGGAAGACGACGTTCCTCGGGTCGCTTCTATGGGAACTCCCGAGCGACGTTCGCACCGTTCTCATCGAGGACACGCCCGAACTCCCTGCGTCGAGTCTGCGGTCCGCCGACCGCGACGTGCAGACGCTGCGGACCGACACGACCGGTGGCCCGGAGCCGACGCCGCAGGAGGCGCTTCACGCGGCGCTTCGATTGGGTGACGGCGCACTCGCACTCGGGGAGGTTCGCGGCGAGGAAGCCGCGGTTCTCTACGAGGCAATGCGTGTCGGCGCGAACGCAAACGCCGTCCTCGGAACGATTCACGGCGACGGCGCGGCGGATGTTCGCGAGCGCGTCGTTTCCGACCTCGACGTTCCTGCGTCGTCGTTCGCGGCAACCGACCTCGTCATTACGTGCGAGCGCGCGGAGACCCACCGCGTCGCCCGTGTCGAGGAGGTCCGACCAACCGGCGATGACGCTGCGTTCGAGACACTGTTCAGCCACGACGGCGACTCGCTTGTCTCTTCAGGAGCTGTCTCACGTGGTGATAGCCTCGCGGTTGAGTCCCTCTCTCGTCCGGGCGAGTCGTACGCTGACGTACTCGACGCACTGGAAACTCGGACAGCCTTCCTCAAATCGCTCGCCGAAACCGGCCGAACGAAGCCCGCTGACCTCGCCGCGGCCCGTGCGGAGCGTGATTCCGAATGCTGA
- a CDS encoding DUF7283 family protein, whose protein sequence is MLDAPLDTLYTWTALSVAATVLLGTVAGLPTTPAPDASSVADTVDGVAVSEFDTTAEHPLTADAVRLGSKRIGLRNEGGAAHATFAFGPITPATPDSRLGSVAMGANPNAVFDSPASFAAAAAAARQRNATWRSAAESLVVRHVSWEGTDVTVVAA, encoded by the coding sequence ATGCTCGACGCACCGCTCGATACCCTGTACACGTGGACCGCGCTTTCGGTGGCCGCGACCGTGCTTCTCGGCACGGTCGCCGGACTTCCGACCACGCCCGCACCTGACGCGTCCAGCGTCGCCGACACCGTCGATGGCGTCGCCGTTTCCGAGTTCGACACCACGGCCGAACACCCGCTGACCGCCGATGCCGTTCGCCTCGGTTCGAAGCGCATCGGCCTCAGAAACGAGGGCGGTGCCGCCCACGCGACGTTCGCGTTCGGGCCAATCACGCCCGCAACGCCCGACTCGCGGCTTGGGTCCGTCGCCATGGGTGCGAACCCGAATGCAGTCTTCGACTCGCCCGCTTCGTTCGCCGCCGCCGCAGCTGCCGCCCGTCAGCGCAACGCGACGTGGCGCTCGGCCGCCGAATCGCTCGTCGTTCGCCACGTCTCTTGGGAGGGTACGGATGTTACCGTCGTCGCAGCATAG
- a CDS encoding DUF7285 family protein, which translates to MLPSSQHRAQTSPVAALTALFVVCAALSGYATVLDRSLPTADRDLAPATLENVESTLADDTGTVNLSRISSAPAACPDGYSCRIVVAVDDERRVVGPDAPAGADSESTRVSVRIEPGRVGFGTLRVEVWQ; encoded by the coding sequence ATGTTACCGTCGTCGCAGCATAGAGCACAGACCTCGCCGGTCGCCGCCCTCACCGCGCTCTTCGTCGTCTGCGCGGCACTCTCGGGGTATGCGACGGTTCTCGACCGCTCGCTGCCGACTGCGGACCGTGACCTCGCGCCCGCAACGCTGGAAAACGTCGAATCGACGCTTGCAGACGACACTGGGACGGTCAACTTGTCGCGGATTTCGTCTGCGCCCGCCGCGTGTCCGGATGGGTACTCCTGCCGCATCGTCGTCGCGGTTGACGACGAACGGCGGGTCGTCGGTCCCGACGCGCCAGCAGGTGCCGACAGCGAGTCAACCCGGGTTAGCGTCCGCATCGAACCGGGCCGCGTCGGCTTCGGAACGCTTCGCGTGGAGGTGTGGCAATGA
- a CDS encoding DUF7284 family protein: MTDVAFDVTLCLLLVSASIGIVVTADTGVTGGNAVDADGIASSLATSTATVQYDLEPGVRDAGPSLLESPKGVDARELDRTAHGSLSGLLARSTLGAVTVDGVRLTHARDDFRSKVGRRVESELPARGVNVAVLWTPFPGAPVQATDSLGPNAPSSATVHSATLDVPSGFPAAREDAVAASDDGFDAVARVVANRTVAGLFPPELARLALRGDEPVSTLMTHRYERAGVLLNASVEPEVAREETRTANADLAAVLAPRLADEMRSRYDTPRDAAEAVSVGRVTIVVRTWSL; encoded by the coding sequence ATGACGGATGTCGCCTTCGACGTGACGCTCTGTCTCCTCCTCGTGAGCGCGAGCATCGGTATCGTCGTCACCGCCGATACCGGCGTGACCGGCGGGAACGCCGTCGACGCCGACGGAATCGCATCGTCGCTAGCGACCAGCACGGCAACGGTCCAGTACGACCTCGAACCCGGCGTCCGGGATGCCGGCCCGTCACTTCTCGAATCTCCGAAGGGCGTGGACGCCCGCGAACTCGACCGAACCGCCCACGGAAGTCTCTCGGGGCTGCTCGCCCGCTCGACGCTCGGCGCAGTCACGGTCGACGGTGTTCGTCTCACGCACGCCCGCGACGATTTCCGCAGCAAGGTCGGACGCCGGGTCGAATCTGAACTCCCCGCCCGCGGCGTCAACGTCGCGGTGCTTTGGACGCCGTTCCCCGGCGCACCGGTTCAGGCAACCGACAGTCTCGGACCCAACGCGCCGTCTTCGGCGACGGTTCACTCCGCGACGCTCGACGTGCCGAGTGGATTCCCCGCGGCGCGCGAAGATGCGGTCGCCGCCAGCGACGACGGTTTCGATGCTGTTGCCCGGGTTGTCGCAAACCGCACGGTCGCTGGATTGTTCCCGCCCGAACTCGCTCGACTCGCACTCCGCGGCGACGAACCCGTCTCGACGCTGATGACCCACCGCTACGAACGGGCCGGCGTTCTGTTGAACGCCTCCGTCGAACCCGAAGTTGCCCGAGAAGAGACTCGCACTGCGAACGCCGACCTTGCGGCCGTCCTCGCCCCACGTCTCGCAGACGAGATGCGTTCACGGTACGACACACCCCGAGACGCCGCCGAGGCCGTCTCAGTCGGTCGCGTCACCATCGTCGTCAGGACGTGGTCGCTATGA
- a CDS encoding DUF7286 family protein gives MRLADDERGRVPFALLGVLLLVGSATFSGALSTHDPVADRRVDEAVDRATAQADAAVRAAVGDAAREAAANPVTTPANTTVGRVLSENQTFRDYLRLRIALAASERLRAVSVQRSGVNASVSFPRPTNESSLRAALERVSIDSRENGTVLVATVENISVDVQRGGNRVADELITTTVGVRTPVLALHDRTETFEHRLTAGATNGGTLDATVTTALWAAAWTRGWSQYAGAPIENVVSNDHAALATNAGVLLTEQQTFGTTDADARGAMGRAAVQAGAQSLLSQTGIPAAPELANALPAPNKEADTPPKTVPSNRTINASVGPAADRALVSLLDGRGDGPSFDGVVTDAHSATVSVKSDVRVIEDIDTAPIDLGTEWELVEETTDSDVSVTAVPTRTPALSPDTVVVDTGSRVVTTRETTVRTWSHGNETIQTQEQTKTKTRVDLAVVIDPHSVPGPARPIDPATSTGGVLDGENFAAAVTDAEDVVSTHGGFDGLARDVAAGDVPSSETTVAPQAPKFGAWVRSDLVDLHQRVRNRSETVSARALAAGEMNLAAELAASLRADRRALIDGPAAYDGVSDRARIAVRAAYLDRVLAELDRRANQTAAATGAASDAAQNADVGSLSTAVSAERTARSVLGSKRTNRTTNQTGVRFVPDADPMYLSLSGLSGSAVPTVARDGTYHPLVARNTNLFTLPYGDATDTVLEPIFGAQRRVSLRTAAHALLAADDTLAASNGTNESLENRRDRLETAVIRATRPAQQAAHGVLAEHTNYSLAERQSTIETVFGRWDNPANKALAITNGTAARLIATEVAGTGTVEADILELRLEAAFKSARKNSRSTVPQRLTNRTVETTRTVRQEAVATTTTDAAMRATENAVTNRVNKTLKSRFNRSFKRVPAGMPVASVPGYWYATVNVWDVAVSGEFGQFRVHARGDTESLTYARDGSTVALDWNGNGTAETVGHGERVSFEVETAIVVAVPASGVGVGDVDGNADERSDGWKGGPGCTVPADCREV, from the coding sequence ATGAGGCTCGCAGACGACGAACGCGGCCGCGTGCCCTTCGCCTTGCTCGGCGTGCTCCTGCTCGTCGGGAGCGCGACGTTCTCCGGCGCGCTCTCTACTCACGACCCCGTCGCAGACCGCCGCGTCGACGAGGCGGTCGACCGCGCAACCGCGCAAGCCGACGCCGCAGTCCGCGCGGCCGTCGGAGACGCGGCACGCGAAGCCGCCGCGAATCCGGTCACGACACCGGCGAACACGACAGTCGGCCGAGTGCTTTCGGAAAACCAGACGTTCCGCGACTACCTTCGACTCCGAATTGCGCTCGCCGCATCCGAGCGACTTCGGGCCGTCTCGGTGCAGCGCAGTGGCGTCAACGCCTCGGTTTCGTTCCCCCGGCCGACGAACGAATCCAGTCTTCGCGCGGCGCTCGAACGGGTTTCTATCGACTCCCGCGAGAACGGGACGGTTCTCGTCGCAACCGTCGAGAACATCTCCGTCGACGTGCAGCGCGGCGGCAACCGGGTCGCCGACGAATTGATTACGACGACCGTCGGCGTTCGGACGCCCGTCCTCGCGCTCCACGACCGAACCGAGACGTTCGAACACCGACTCACCGCAGGCGCGACGAACGGTGGAACGTTGGATGCGACGGTCACGACCGCGCTCTGGGCCGCCGCATGGACGCGTGGGTGGAGTCAGTACGCGGGCGCGCCTATCGAGAACGTCGTCTCGAACGACCACGCCGCGTTGGCGACGAACGCCGGCGTCCTCCTCACCGAACAACAGACGTTCGGAACCACCGACGCCGATGCCAGAGGTGCGATGGGCCGAGCAGCCGTCCAAGCTGGTGCCCAGAGCCTGCTTTCCCAGACGGGTATCCCCGCCGCACCCGAGCTTGCGAATGCGCTTCCCGCCCCGAACAAGGAGGCAGACACGCCCCCGAAGACAGTCCCGTCGAACCGAACGATTAACGCATCGGTCGGCCCGGCGGCCGACCGCGCGCTCGTCTCGCTGCTCGACGGCCGCGGTGATGGTCCTTCGTTCGACGGCGTGGTTACGGACGCACACAGCGCAACTGTGTCTGTCAAGTCCGACGTGCGAGTCATCGAAGATATCGACACCGCACCGATAGACCTCGGAACAGAATGGGAACTGGTCGAAGAGACGACGGATTCGGACGTGTCTGTTACAGCGGTGCCGACGCGCACGCCTGCGCTCTCCCCCGATACCGTCGTTGTCGATACCGGTTCGCGTGTGGTGACGACCCGCGAGACGACCGTCCGAACGTGGAGTCACGGGAATGAGACGATTCAGACACAAGAACAGACGAAAACGAAAACCCGCGTCGACCTCGCGGTCGTCATCGACCCGCACTCGGTTCCCGGTCCGGCGCGCCCCATCGACCCCGCGACTTCGACTGGCGGCGTGCTCGACGGAGAAAACTTCGCCGCCGCCGTGACTGATGCAGAAGACGTGGTTTCGACGCACGGCGGATTCGACGGACTCGCACGCGATGTTGCCGCGGGCGATGTACCCTCGTCTGAGACGACTGTCGCACCTCAGGCCCCGAAGTTCGGCGCGTGGGTTCGCTCGGATCTCGTCGACCTCCACCAGCGCGTTCGGAACCGAAGCGAGACCGTTTCCGCGCGAGCGCTCGCCGCGGGCGAGATGAACCTCGCAGCGGAACTCGCCGCCAGTCTCCGAGCCGACCGACGCGCCCTGATCGACGGTCCCGCTGCCTACGACGGTGTTTCCGACCGGGCGCGCATCGCAGTTCGCGCCGCCTACCTCGACCGCGTGCTGGCCGAACTCGACCGCCGCGCGAACCAGACCGCTGCCGCCACGGGTGCCGCCAGCGACGCGGCGCAGAATGCGGACGTCGGCTCACTCTCAACGGCGGTGTCCGCCGAGCGAACTGCCCGGTCTGTCCTCGGGTCGAAGCGCACGAACCGAACGACGAACCAAACAGGCGTCAGGTTCGTTCCCGATGCGGACCCGATGTATCTCTCGCTCAGCGGCCTCTCCGGGTCGGCCGTGCCGACTGTCGCTCGGGATGGAACGTACCACCCGCTTGTCGCCCGTAACACCAACCTGTTCACGCTCCCCTACGGCGACGCCACCGACACCGTCCTCGAACCGATTTTCGGCGCTCAGCGTCGTGTTTCGCTTCGAACCGCGGCCCACGCACTCCTCGCCGCGGATGACACACTTGCAGCCTCGAACGGAACGAATGAGTCTCTCGAAAACCGCCGCGATAGACTCGAAACCGCCGTCATTCGAGCGACTAGACCCGCCCAGCAGGCTGCACATGGGGTCCTCGCAGAGCACACGAACTACTCACTGGCAGAACGACAGTCCACCATTGAGACCGTCTTCGGCAGATGGGACAACCCCGCGAACAAGGCTCTCGCTATCACCAACGGGACCGCCGCGCGGCTCATCGCAACCGAAGTCGCGGGCACAGGCACGGTCGAAGCAGACATCCTCGAACTGCGTCTCGAAGCGGCCTTCAAGTCCGCCCGCAAGAACAGTCGTTCGACGGTCCCGCAGCGACTTACGAACCGGACGGTCGAGACGACCCGGACAGTCCGACAGGAAGCAGTCGCGACGACAACCACGGATGCGGCGATGAGGGCGACCGAAAACGCCGTCACGAACCGCGTAAACAAGACGCTCAAATCGCGCTTCAATCGCTCGTTCAAGCGTGTTCCCGCTGGTATGCCGGTCGCCTCGGTTCCCGGCTACTGGTACGCGACAGTCAACGTCTGGGACGTTGCCGTCTCGGGCGAGTTCGGCCAGTTCCGCGTCCACGCCCGCGGCGACACTGAATCGCTGACCTACGCCCGCGACGGGTCGACTGTCGCCCTCGATTGGAACGGTAACGGAACGGCTGAAACGGTTGGTCACGGCGAGCGAGTCTCCTTCGAGGTGGAGACAGCTATCGTCGTTGCCGTGCCAGCGTCCGGTGTCGGTGTCGGCGACGTGGACGGAAACGCCGACGAGCGCTCTGACGGCTGGAAAGGCGGACCGGGCTGTACTGTTCCCGCCGACTGCCGTGAGGTGTAA
- a CDS encoding DUF5791 family protein: MLHDAVAQPGAVSLDELRVAYEDKIRDAVATAGADAAADAAGVSEDLLSNGVLELTLEQAASILALTDDYPDADAIVWEFRDHLLMGMTSGILDVDTLASEVDIDRSGQEIQQAIEGRTAATLDELAAIHHVIAVRNER, translated from the coding sequence ATGTTGCACGACGCCGTAGCCCAACCCGGGGCCGTGTCGCTCGACGAGCTTCGGGTCGCCTACGAGGACAAAATCCGTGATGCGGTCGCCACCGCGGGTGCGGACGCTGCCGCGGACGCCGCCGGTGTTTCTGAAGACCTCCTCTCGAACGGCGTGTTGGAGTTGACGCTCGAACAGGCCGCATCCATCCTTGCGCTCACCGATGACTACCCGGATGCCGACGCCATCGTGTGGGAGTTCCGCGACCACCTCCTCATGGGTATGACGAGCGGCATCCTCGATGTGGATACGCTCGCCTCCGAAGTCGATATCGACCGCTCGGGACAGGAGATTCAACAGGCTATCGAAGGGCGTACCGCGGCCACGCTCGATGAACTGGCCGCCATCCACCACGTCATCGCCGTCCGAAACGAGCGATGA
- a CDS encoding SDR family oxidoreductase, with product MRVAILGCGYVGLELARQLVSDGHDVWGVRRSDAGLDAVSDTGAEAVRADVTDAESLAAVPDVDHLVFAASSGGRGADAARTIYVDGLRTAIDHFAGRRSSPERLVYTSSTGVYGNHDGAFVDESTPLDPTTDKTRVLAEAERIAREYAGAQGIEGTVARFAGLYGPDRYRLERYLNGPVTEGYLNMVHRDDAAGAIKYLLETDRARDETVLVVDDEPVSKHEFADWLADECGVPRPEKRTNEERLAADDLSEVVRRRILTSKRCSNEYLCTLGYEFSYPTYRAGYRAAIDAYRATHS from the coding sequence ATGAGGGTCGCCATCCTCGGCTGTGGCTACGTCGGTCTCGAACTCGCCCGACAACTCGTTTCCGACGGCCACGATGTCTGGGGAGTCCGCCGGTCCGACGCCGGTCTTGACGCCGTTTCTGACACCGGAGCCGAGGCAGTCCGCGCCGACGTCACCGACGCCGAGAGCCTTGCCGCGGTCCCTGACGTGGACCACCTCGTCTTCGCCGCAAGCTCTGGCGGCCGTGGGGCTGACGCCGCCCGAACCATCTACGTCGACGGACTCCGGACGGCTATCGACCACTTCGCCGGTCGCAGGTCGTCGCCGGAGCGGCTCGTCTACACGTCGAGTACGGGCGTCTACGGCAACCACGACGGGGCGTTCGTCGATGAATCGACGCCACTCGACCCGACAACCGACAAGACGCGCGTGTTGGCCGAGGCGGAGCGCATCGCCCGCGAGTACGCGGGAGCACAGGGAATCGAAGGAACGGTCGCCCGCTTTGCCGGACTCTACGGCCCGGACCGATACCGACTCGAACGCTATCTGAACGGGCCGGTCACCGAGGGCTACCTCAACATGGTTCACCGCGACGACGCCGCGGGAGCCATCAAGTACCTCCTCGAAACCGACCGCGCCCGCGACGAGACAGTTCTCGTCGTCGACGACGAACCGGTCTCGAAACACGAGTTCGCCGATTGGCTCGCCGACGAGTGTGGCGTCCCGCGGCCGGAAAAGCGCACGAATGAAGAGCGACTCGCCGCGGACGACCTCTCGGAGGTGGTTCGGCGTCGCATCCTGACGAGTAAGCGCTGCTCGAACGAGTACCTCTGTACGCTCGGTTATGAGTTCAGCTACCCAACGTATCGAGCAGGTTATCGTGCGGCAATCGACGCCTATCGGGCAACCCACTCCTGA
- a CDS encoding DHH family phosphoesterase codes for MFGPVGQFDSGALFESLGSFVSTHPEVAAAVVVGLGVIALALYAAVRFKRTRGERFAEALEDVDEVAVLMHPNPDPDAMAAAIGVACLAEQVGTTPTIQFAGQIRHQENRAFRTVLELDLDPIDHVSDLAAEAVILVDHNTARGFAGAEGILPYAVVDHHPGEGTGEAFTDVRTDYGACSSIIAEYFRDVGAKPVPPDMHASEVNSTYTVPSQVVTGLVYGILTDTKHLTAGCSSADFDAAGYLFPGVNEDHLDRIANPEVSREVLEAKARAIAGRDVRGPFAVADIGTLSNVDAIPQAADELIQLEGVTAAVVCGEREGNVYLSGRSRDDRVHMGRTLEAALEDYRGSSAGGHARMGGGQIIRPEVVADGGNGNGIARDELVERVFESLSGDI; via the coding sequence ATGTTTGGTCCGGTGGGACAGTTCGATTCGGGTGCACTCTTCGAGTCTCTCGGCTCGTTCGTCAGTACGCACCCGGAGGTTGCGGCGGCAGTCGTCGTCGGTCTGGGTGTCATCGCGCTCGCCCTCTATGCCGCCGTTCGATTTAAGCGGACGAGGGGGGAGCGCTTCGCCGAGGCACTCGAAGACGTAGACGAAGTCGCAGTTCTCATGCATCCGAATCCGGACCCCGACGCGATGGCCGCCGCAATCGGGGTCGCTTGTCTCGCCGAACAGGTGGGGACAACACCAACGATTCAATTTGCCGGCCAGATTCGACACCAGGAAAACCGCGCGTTTCGGACCGTTCTCGAACTTGATTTAGACCCAATCGACCACGTGAGCGACCTCGCCGCCGAGGCGGTCATTCTGGTCGACCACAACACGGCGCGGGGGTTCGCCGGTGCCGAAGGTATCCTCCCGTATGCCGTCGTCGACCATCATCCCGGGGAGGGGACGGGCGAGGCGTTTACCGACGTACGAACTGACTATGGCGCGTGTTCGAGCATCATCGCGGAGTACTTCCGAGACGTTGGCGCGAAGCCCGTTCCGCCGGACATGCACGCAAGCGAGGTAAACTCGACGTACACCGTCCCCTCGCAGGTTGTGACGGGACTCGTCTACGGAATTCTCACGGACACAAAGCACCTGACTGCCGGGTGTTCGTCGGCAGACTTCGACGCTGCGGGCTATCTCTTCCCCGGTGTCAACGAAGACCACCTCGACCGCATCGCCAACCCCGAAGTCTCCCGAGAGGTGCTCGAAGCGAAGGCTCGCGCCATCGCCGGCCGGGACGTTCGCGGCCCGTTCGCAGTCGCCGACATCGGCACGCTCTCGAACGTCGACGCCATTCCGCAGGCGGCAGACGAACTCATTCAACTCGAAGGCGTCACCGCCGCAGTCGTCTGCGGCGAACGCGAAGGAAACGTCTATCTCTCGGGTCGGTCCCGCGACGACCGCGTCCACATGGGTCGGACCCTCGAAGCCGCGTTGGAGGACTACCGCGGGTCGAGCGCCGGTGGCCACGCCCGGATGGGCGGCGGACAAATCATCCGCCCCGAAGTCGTCGCCGACGGTGGAAACGGCAACGGAATCGCCCGAGACGAACTCGTCGAGCGCGTCTTCGAGTCACTCTCGGGCGATATTTGA
- a CDS encoding aldo/keto reductase produces the protein MATGRGTWAYRDRFGDSFGRTFFRRFGPGVVSSIGIGTYLGDPTDEVDDRYRESLVLALENGINFIDTASNYRYGRSERVVGDAVREAEIDRDAIAIASKAGFVPFDRTRPDDPGQYIRETVLDAGLAEPDELAHGSHTIAPQFIDEMVDRSLDLTGLEHIDCYYLHNPETQLAIADRETVYDRIEAAFEVLERRVAAEDIGRYGVATWEAFRVPPEHDSYLSLPEVVRRAERAAETVGNDESGLEAIQLPFNVVMADAFTVDAHETESGELTSALWYAHEHDLHVFTSASIAQGELADGIPESVDSALSGDTPAQRALNFSRSAPGVTAALVGASSPEHVAENIAAGTFDPLGARVFDSVFE, from the coding sequence ATGGCTACAGGACGGGGCACGTGGGCCTACCGTGACCGGTTCGGCGACAGTTTCGGCCGCACGTTCTTTCGACGTTTCGGACCCGGCGTCGTCTCCAGTATCGGCATCGGAACGTATCTCGGCGACCCGACGGACGAGGTTGACGACCGCTACCGCGAATCGCTCGTCCTCGCGCTCGAAAACGGAATCAACTTCATCGACACCGCATCGAACTACCGATACGGGCGGTCAGAGCGCGTCGTCGGCGACGCGGTCCGCGAGGCCGAGATTGACCGCGACGCTATCGCGATTGCCTCGAAAGCCGGGTTCGTTCCCTTCGACCGGACCCGTCCCGACGACCCCGGACAGTACATTCGTGAGACCGTCCTCGATGCGGGACTCGCCGAACCGGACGAACTCGCCCACGGCAGTCATACTATCGCCCCACAGTTCATCGACGAGATGGTCGACCGCTCGCTCGACCTGACCGGATTGGAGCATATCGACTGCTACTACCTCCACAACCCAGAAACGCAGTTAGCTATCGCCGACCGCGAGACGGTGTACGACCGTATCGAGGCGGCCTTCGAGGTGCTCGAACGGCGCGTCGCCGCCGAGGATATCGGCCGCTACGGCGTCGCCACGTGGGAGGCGTTTCGGGTCCCCCCCGAGCACGATTCGTACCTCTCGCTTCCCGAAGTCGTCCGGCGGGCAGAACGCGCGGCAGAGACCGTCGGCAACGACGAATCGGGACTCGAAGCCATCCAACTCCCGTTTAACGTCGTGATGGCGGACGCCTTCACCGTCGACGCTCACGAGACGGAATCGGGCGAGTTGACGAGCGCGCTCTGGTACGCTCACGAACACGACCTGCACGTGTTCACGAGCGCGAGCATCGCGCAAGGCGAACTCGCAGATGGGATTCCGGAGTCAGTCGATTCGGCGCTTTCCGGCGACACACCGGCACAGCGCGCACTCAATTTCTCACGGAGCGCACCCGGCGTAACGGCGGCGCTCGTCGGTGCGTCGTCGCCAGAACACGTCGCAGAGAATATTGCCGCCGGGACGTTCGACCCGCTTGGTGCGCGGGTGTTCGACTCCGTATTCGAGTGA